From a single Mycolicibacterium mengxianglii genomic region:
- a CDS encoding mannosyltransferase has protein sequence MTQRRPAQRQTQRLTTLAPLLLLVSIAARLAWTYLLPNGANFVDLHVYIGGGDAIDGPGAVYDYVYADQTPDFPLPFTYPPFAAVLFYPLHLLPFWLVALAWQLGIMAALFGVVRLSQRLLGIAGDRRVAMLWTAVAIWLEPFRSTFDYGQINVLLVLGVLIAVSSSRWWLSGLLVGLAAGVKLTPAVSGLHFLGARRWGAAVFSAVVFAGTVVVSWLVMGGEATRYFTDLLGDAGRIGPVATSFNQSWRGALSRILGYDAGLGALVLVAIAVTAVLAWFAWRAVGAFTTELDPLGSIVVVNLFGLLLSPISWTHHWVWLVPLMIWLLHGPYRYLGEAKALGTTWLVLTAIGVPWLLSFAQPTIWEISRPWYLAWAGLVYPVATLLTLAWIATVRLRFPGGRRFRRYPGPSPRPSR, from the coding sequence ATGACTCAGCGCCGCCCGGCCCAGCGCCAGACCCAGCGGCTCACCACGCTGGCCCCGCTCCTCCTTCTGGTCAGCATCGCCGCGCGCCTGGCATGGACCTACCTACTGCCCAACGGGGCGAACTTCGTCGACCTGCACGTTTACATCGGCGGCGGTGACGCGATCGACGGCCCCGGAGCCGTCTACGACTACGTCTACGCCGACCAGACACCCGACTTCCCGCTGCCGTTCACCTATCCACCCTTCGCCGCGGTGCTCTTCTACCCGCTGCACCTGCTGCCGTTCTGGCTTGTCGCGCTGGCCTGGCAACTGGGCATCATGGCCGCGCTCTTCGGCGTGGTGCGGCTCAGCCAACGCCTGCTGGGCATCGCCGGTGACCGGCGTGTCGCCATGCTGTGGACCGCGGTCGCGATCTGGCTCGAGCCCTTTCGCAGCACCTTCGACTACGGGCAGATCAACGTGCTGCTGGTGCTGGGAGTACTGATCGCCGTGTCCAGCAGCAGGTGGTGGCTGTCCGGGCTGCTGGTGGGGTTGGCCGCCGGGGTCAAACTGACGCCCGCGGTCAGTGGGCTGCACTTCCTGGGAGCGCGCCGGTGGGGCGCGGCGGTGTTCTCGGCGGTGGTCTTCGCCGGGACCGTGGTGGTGTCGTGGTTGGTGATGGGCGGCGAAGCGACGCGCTACTTCACCGACCTGCTCGGTGACGCCGGACGTATCGGCCCGGTCGCCACGTCGTTCAACCAGTCCTGGCGGGGCGCCCTCTCGCGCATCCTCGGCTACGACGCCGGTCTCGGGGCGCTGGTGCTGGTGGCCATCGCGGTCACCGCGGTGCTCGCGTGGTTCGCCTGGCGGGCCGTCGGTGCGTTCACCACTGAGCTGGACCCACTCGGATCCATCGTGGTGGTGAACCTCTTCGGACTGTTGCTCTCGCCGATCTCGTGGACCCACCACTGGGTCTGGCTGGTGCCGCTGATGATCTGGTTGCTGCACGGCCCGTACCGCTACCTGGGTGAGGCCAAGGCGCTGGGGACGACGTGGCTGGTGCTCACCGCGATCGGGGTGCCGTGGTTACTGAGCTTTGCCCAGCCGACCATCTGGGAGATCAGCCGGCCCTGGTACCTGGCTTGGGCCGGGCTGGTCTACCCGGTTGCCACGCTGCTCACCCTGGCCTGGATCGCCACGGTCAGGCTCAGGTTTCCGGGCGGTCGACGATTCCGTCGATATCCCGGGCCATCTCCACGTCCTTCGAGGTGA
- a CDS encoding 4a-hydroxytetrahydrobiopterin dehydratase, which translates to MAVLSDEEVDAAAKDLNGWERSDGALRRSVKFPAFLDGIDAVRRVGEHAEAKDHHPDIDIRWRTVTFALVTHSEGGITSKDVEMARDIDGIVDRPET; encoded by the coding sequence ATGGCTGTGTTGAGTGATGAGGAAGTGGACGCCGCCGCGAAGGACCTCAACGGCTGGGAGCGTTCCGACGGCGCGCTGCGGCGGTCGGTGAAGTTCCCCGCCTTTTTGGACGGCATCGACGCGGTCCGCCGGGTCGGCGAACACGCGGAGGCCAAGGATCATCACCCTGACATCGATATCCGTTGGCGGACAGTCACTTTCGCATTGGTGACGCACTCCGAGGGCGGTATCACCTCGAAGGACGTGGAGATGGCCCGGGATATCGACGGAATCGTCGACCGCCCGGAAACCTGA
- a CDS encoding (deoxy)nucleoside triphosphate pyrophosphohydrolase, whose amino-acid sequence MSSQIVVAGALIKGARLLVAQRARPPELAGLWELPGGKVAPGESEAEALARELREELGVDVAVGERIGADVVLSATMTLRAYRVQHIGGEVQAHDHHALRWVSGAELPTLAWVPADTAWLPELAAALAD is encoded by the coding sequence ATGTCGAGCCAGATCGTCGTCGCCGGCGCGCTGATCAAGGGTGCGCGCCTGCTGGTGGCGCAGCGCGCCCGGCCGCCGGAGCTGGCCGGGCTGTGGGAGCTCCCGGGTGGCAAGGTGGCCCCGGGGGAGTCCGAAGCCGAGGCGCTGGCCCGGGAGCTGCGCGAGGAACTCGGTGTGGACGTCGCAGTGGGTGAGCGCATCGGGGCCGACGTCGTGTTGTCGGCGACGATGACGCTGCGGGCCTACCGCGTCCAGCACATCGGCGGCGAGGTGCAGGCACACGACCATCACGCCCTGCGGTGGGTGTCAGGCGCGGAGTTGCCGACCCTGGCCTGGGTTCCGGCCGACACCGCCTGGTTGCCGGAGCTCGCCGCGGCCCTGGCCGACTAG
- a CDS encoding PE-PPE domain-containing protein, protein MRAFIRSFFIGLVAVVGAAALAIGSTLTGAVVALADPVALIMGNSGRPWPEASYVANAMRRFIEPNSVCGDVTCEARNVYGPEEFWPVYGGLTALTFNQSTEEGLDYLDAALQQQLHAAPGEKVVIFGYSQSGRITNLQLRKLADPDYAVGNDNIVPDADQLEIVLVGNWSRPNGGIGSRFNGITIPILDITFDGPTPTDTGYQMTDIAYEYDIIADAPLYPVNLLATANAALGFFYAHLTYADPSATGAAFPWGSNSEASFEELLASGTVQKYPGKDDDPNGNPEDWDNTYVLIPSKHLPLLQPIRDLGKATGTTNFVEPLMLLVEPTLKVLIDTGYDRTIPMGQNTPARLIPLVNPVTLATDLVGAVGKGVSDAVSYRPPTAPTERATVPAASEKNTADEPAAKEQEPATEVTSPRGTTPLGSTPATSEDEQEPGDAPGDAKETGDLHQPLKAVERGFRDFADHVGKALKPRMPADNGAGTDSDSDSDTTESGDKAPRGSHSKSKTEPDHKVDNKGAKKDAKADKSDSGAAA, encoded by the coding sequence ATGCGTGCGTTCATCCGGTCGTTTTTCATCGGCCTCGTTGCGGTAGTCGGTGCGGCGGCGCTGGCCATCGGTTCGACATTGACCGGCGCGGTGGTGGCCCTGGCCGACCCCGTCGCTCTCATCATGGGGAACAGCGGCCGCCCCTGGCCCGAGGCCAGCTACGTCGCCAATGCCATGCGGCGCTTCATCGAGCCCAATTCGGTCTGCGGCGACGTCACGTGCGAAGCACGCAACGTCTACGGCCCGGAGGAATTCTGGCCGGTGTACGGCGGATTGACGGCGTTGACCTTCAACCAGTCGACCGAAGAGGGGCTGGACTACCTGGACGCCGCATTGCAGCAGCAGCTCCACGCCGCACCCGGGGAAAAGGTGGTCATCTTCGGATACTCGCAGAGTGGCCGGATCACCAACCTCCAACTGCGCAAGCTCGCCGACCCCGACTACGCGGTGGGCAATGACAACATCGTGCCGGACGCGGACCAGCTGGAGATCGTCCTCGTCGGCAACTGGAGCCGCCCCAACGGCGGGATCGGATCCCGGTTCAACGGCATCACCATCCCGATCCTCGACATCACTTTCGACGGCCCCACCCCGACCGACACCGGTTACCAGATGACCGATATCGCTTACGAATACGACATCATCGCCGATGCCCCGCTGTACCCGGTCAACCTGTTGGCAACCGCCAACGCGGCGCTGGGTTTCTTCTATGCCCACCTGACCTATGCCGACCCGTCCGCCACCGGCGCGGCGTTCCCCTGGGGCTCCAACAGTGAGGCGTCGTTCGAGGAGCTGCTGGCCTCGGGGACGGTGCAGAAGTACCCGGGCAAGGATGACGATCCCAATGGCAATCCCGAGGACTGGGACAACACCTACGTCCTGATCCCGTCGAAGCACCTTCCGCTGCTGCAGCCGATCCGCGATCTCGGAAAGGCCACCGGCACAACCAACTTCGTCGAACCCCTGATGTTGCTGGTCGAGCCGACGCTCAAGGTGTTGATCGACACCGGTTATGACCGGACGATCCCGATGGGCCAGAACACGCCCGCCCGGTTGATTCCGTTGGTCAATCCGGTCACCTTGGCAACCGACCTGGTGGGGGCTGTGGGCAAGGGCGTTTCGGACGCGGTCAGCTACCGGCCGCCGACTGCACCGACCGAACGTGCGACGGTCCCGGCCGCATCCGAGAAGAACACCGCGGACGAGCCGGCAGCCAAGGAACAGGAACCGGCAACCGAGGTCACATCGCCACGCGGCACAACGCCTTTGGGCAGCACACCGGCGACCTCCGAGGACGAGCAGGAGCCCGGGGATGCCCCCGGGGATGCCAAGGAGACCGGCGACCTGCACCAGCCGCTGAAGGCCGTGGAGCGTGGCTTCCGGGACTTCGCTGATCACGTCGGCAAGGCGCTGAAACCGCGCATGCCGGCCGACAACGGCGCCGGTACCGACAGCGACAGCGACAGCGACACAACGGAGTCCGGCGACAAGGCTCCCCGCGGCTCCCACAGCAAGTCCAAGACGGAGCCAGACCACAAGGTGGACAACAAGGGAGCCAAGAAGGACGCCAAGGCGGACAAGTCCGACAGCGGCGCAGCGGCCTAG
- the typA gene encoding translational GTPase TypA, whose protein sequence is MSSRPNFRNVAIVAHVDHGKTTLVDAMLRQSGALSHRGDDAIERLMDSGDLEKEKGITILAKNTAVHRHNPDGTMTVINVIDTPGHADFGGEVERGLSMVDGVLLLVDASEGPLPQTRFVLRKALAAHLPVILCVNKTDRPDARIAEVVSESHDLLLDVASDLDDDAQKAAEEALGLPVLYASGRAGIASTTEPANGENPDGENLDVLFDVLLEHIPPPQGDPDAPLQALVTNLDASAFLGRLALIRIYKGRIRKGQQVAWMREVDGEPVITNAKITELLATEGVERTSTDEAVAGDIVAVAGMPEIMIGDTLADVDHAHALPRITVDEPAISVTIGTNTSPLAGRVSGHKLTARMVKSRLDSELVGNVSIKVVDIGRPDAWEVQGRGELALAILVEQMRREGFELTVGKPQVVTRTIDGKLHEPFEAMTIDCPEEFVGAVTQLMAARKGRMEEMANHAAGWVRMDFIVPSRGLIGFRTDFLTLTRGTGIANAVFEGYRPWAGEIRARHTGSLVSDRSGSVTPFAMIQLSDRGQFFVEPGDDTYEGQVVGINPRAEDLDVNVTREKKLTNMRSSTADVMETLARPLELGLEQAMEFCAEDECVEVTPEIVRVRKVELDATLRARAKSRAKAAAKS, encoded by the coding sequence GTGAGTTCCCGCCCCAACTTTAGAAACGTCGCCATCGTCGCCCACGTCGACCACGGCAAGACAACCCTGGTCGACGCGATGCTCCGGCAATCCGGCGCCCTGAGTCACCGTGGTGACGACGCGATCGAGCGCCTGATGGACTCTGGTGACCTGGAGAAGGAAAAGGGCATCACCATCCTGGCGAAGAACACCGCCGTGCACCGGCACAACCCGGACGGCACGATGACGGTCATCAACGTCATCGACACCCCGGGTCACGCCGACTTCGGTGGCGAGGTCGAGCGCGGGCTGTCGATGGTCGACGGCGTGCTGCTCCTGGTCGACGCGTCCGAAGGGCCGCTGCCGCAGACCCGCTTCGTGCTGCGCAAGGCGCTGGCCGCCCACCTGCCGGTGATCCTGTGCGTCAACAAGACCGACCGCCCCGATGCCCGCATCGCCGAGGTGGTCTCCGAAAGCCACGATCTGCTGCTCGACGTCGCCTCCGATCTGGACGACGACGCCCAGAAGGCTGCCGAGGAGGCGCTCGGTCTGCCGGTTCTGTACGCCTCCGGGCGCGCCGGCATCGCCAGCACCACCGAGCCCGCCAACGGTGAGAACCCCGACGGCGAGAACCTGGATGTGCTGTTCGACGTGCTGCTCGAGCACATCCCGCCGCCACAGGGCGACCCGGATGCCCCGCTGCAGGCTTTGGTGACCAACCTGGACGCCTCGGCGTTCCTGGGCCGGCTCGCGCTCATCCGCATCTACAAGGGACGGATCCGCAAAGGCCAGCAGGTCGCCTGGATGCGCGAAGTGGACGGCGAACCCGTCATCACCAACGCCAAGATCACCGAACTGCTCGCGACCGAGGGCGTCGAGAGAACCAGCACGGACGAGGCGGTTGCCGGTGACATCGTCGCCGTGGCGGGCATGCCCGAGATCATGATCGGTGACACGCTCGCCGACGTCGACCACGCGCACGCTCTGCCCCGGATCACCGTGGACGAGCCCGCCATCTCGGTGACCATCGGGACCAACACCTCGCCGCTGGCCGGCAGGGTCTCCGGGCACAAGCTGACCGCCCGCATGGTGAAGAGCCGCCTCGACAGCGAACTCGTCGGCAATGTCTCGATCAAGGTTGTCGACATCGGCCGTCCGGACGCCTGGGAGGTCCAGGGCCGAGGCGAACTGGCGCTGGCCATCCTCGTCGAGCAGATGCGTCGCGAAGGGTTCGAACTCACCGTCGGTAAGCCGCAGGTGGTCACCCGGACCATCGACGGCAAACTGCACGAGCCGTTCGAAGCCATGACCATCGACTGCCCCGAGGAGTTCGTCGGCGCCGTCACGCAGCTGATGGCCGCCCGTAAGGGCCGGATGGAAGAGATGGCCAACCACGCCGCCGGTTGGGTGCGGATGGACTTCATCGTGCCCAGCCGTGGGCTGATCGGATTCCGGACCGACTTCCTGACGCTGACCCGCGGCACCGGCATCGCCAATGCGGTGTTCGAGGGCTACCGCCCGTGGGCGGGCGAGATCCGGGCGCGGCACACCGGTTCGCTGGTCTCCGATCGCAGCGGCTCGGTGACGCCGTTCGCGATGATCCAGCTCTCCGATCGCGGCCAGTTCTTCGTCGAACCCGGTGATGACACCTATGAGGGCCAGGTGGTGGGGATCAACCCGCGCGCCGAGGACCTCGATGTCAACGTCACCCGGGAGAAGAAGCTGACGAACATGCGCTCGTCGACCGCCGACGTGATGGAGACGCTGGCCCGTCCACTGGAACTCGGCCTGGAACAGGCGATGGAGTTCTGTGCCGAGGACGAGTGCGTCGAGGTGACCCCGGAGATCGTGCGGGTGCGCAAGGTCGAATTGGACGCCACCCTGCGGGCCCGCGCGAAGTCCCGCGCCAAGGCCGCTGCGAAGAGTTGA
- a CDS encoding ABC transporter family substrate-binding protein, translated as MRSRLMMTGALLSVLVVGGCTVSPPPAPQSTETTESTPPPPPKATQIIMGIDNIGPGFNPHLLSDQSPVNAAISALVLPSSFRPVPDPESPTGSRWEMDRTLLESAEASDDGDFTVTYKIRPEASWTDNAPIAADDFWYLWRQMVSQPGVVDPAGYDLITGVQSIEGGKTAVVTFSQPYPAWRELFNDILPAHIVKDVPGGFPAGLARALPVTGGRFRVDTIDPQRDEILLARNDRFWGEPAKPDQILFRRAGAPAALADSIRNGDTQVAQVHGGAAAFAQLSAIPEVRTARIVTPRVMQLSLRAQQPALADEQVRKAILGLLDVDLLASVGAGSDNTVTLAQAQIRAPSDPGYVPTAPPAMTQQAALTLLEDAGYVIESDSAGGTSAAPSAGSRTSTPPTPPPVMTRGTVSKDGDQLALVLGVASNDPTSIAVANTAADQLRNVGIAASVSALDPVILYGDALANNRVDAIVGWHRAGGDLATLLASRYGCQALQPVPVPVSTSAPAPTPDSDGSSSAPSSAATPAPSATLSETPTATSTVPPAADTLVQAPSNITGLCDRSIQPNIEAALDGTTPIDEVITSVEPRLWNMSTVLPILQDTTIVAAGPSVENVNLSGAVPVGIVGDAGNWVKPEQ; from the coding sequence ATGAGGTCCCGCCTCATGATGACCGGCGCACTGCTGTCGGTGCTGGTGGTCGGCGGTTGCACGGTGAGTCCGCCGCCGGCGCCGCAGAGCACCGAGACCACCGAGAGCACGCCGCCTCCGCCGCCGAAGGCGACGCAGATCATCATGGGCATCGACAACATCGGTCCCGGTTTCAATCCGCATCTGCTGTCGGACCAGTCGCCGGTCAACGCGGCCATCAGCGCTCTGGTGCTGCCGAGCTCCTTCCGGCCGGTGCCCGACCCGGAGTCGCCGACGGGGTCGCGCTGGGAGATGGATCGCACGCTGCTGGAGTCCGCCGAAGCCAGCGACGACGGGGATTTCACCGTCACCTACAAGATCCGTCCCGAAGCATCGTGGACCGATAACGCCCCGATCGCCGCCGACGACTTCTGGTACCTGTGGCGCCAGATGGTCAGTCAGCCCGGTGTGGTGGACCCCGCCGGCTATGACCTGATCACCGGAGTGCAGTCGATCGAGGGCGGCAAAACTGCGGTGGTGACGTTCTCCCAGCCGTACCCGGCCTGGCGTGAGCTGTTCAACGACATCCTGCCCGCCCACATCGTCAAGGATGTGCCGGGCGGGTTTCCCGCCGGGCTGGCCCGCGCGCTACCGGTGACCGGCGGCCGGTTCCGCGTCGACACCATTGACCCGCAGCGCGACGAGATTCTGTTGGCCCGAAACGACCGGTTCTGGGGCGAGCCGGCCAAACCGGATCAAATTCTCTTCCGTCGCGCGGGCGCCCCTGCGGCCCTTGCTGATTCGATCCGCAACGGGGACACCCAGGTAGCCCAGGTGCATGGCGGCGCGGCAGCGTTCGCGCAGTTGTCGGCGATCCCGGAGGTGCGGACCGCGCGCATCGTGACACCGCGGGTGATGCAGCTGTCGCTGCGCGCTCAGCAGCCGGCGCTTGCCGACGAGCAGGTGCGCAAAGCCATCCTGGGCCTGCTCGATGTGGACCTGCTGGCCTCGGTGGGTGCCGGCAGCGACAACACCGTGACCCTGGCGCAGGCACAGATACGCGCCCCGTCGGACCCGGGCTACGTGCCCACCGCGCCACCGGCGATGACTCAGCAGGCTGCGCTCACGCTGCTGGAGGACGCGGGCTACGTCATCGAGTCGGACAGCGCCGGCGGCACGAGCGCGGCGCCGTCGGCGGGTTCTCGTACGTCGACCCCGCCCACCCCGCCGCCGGTGATGACGCGTGGCACCGTCAGCAAGGACGGCGACCAGCTGGCATTGGTGCTCGGTGTCGCGTCCAATGACCCGACGTCGATCGCCGTGGCCAATACCGCGGCAGATCAACTACGGAATGTGGGTATCGCGGCTTCGGTGTCCGCGCTGGATCCGGTGATCCTCTACGGAGACGCGTTGGCCAACAACCGCGTCGACGCGATCGTGGGTTGGCATCGCGCCGGGGGAGACCTGGCCACCTTGCTGGCGTCTCGGTACGGCTGCCAGGCGCTCCAACCGGTCCCGGTTCCGGTATCGACGTCGGCTCCGGCGCCGACCCCGGATTCCGATGGCTCCTCGTCAGCTCCGAGCTCTGCCGCGACTCCGGCCCCCTCTGCAACCCTTTCTGAAACTCCCACTGCGACCTCGACGGTGCCGCCTGCCGCCGACACCCTGGTCCAGGCGCCGTCGAACATCACCGGCTTGTGCGACCGCAGTATCCAACCGAATATCGAAGCGGCACTGGACGGTACGACGCCGATCGACGAGGTGATCACATCGGTGGAGCCACGTCTGTGGAACATGTCGACGGTGCTGCCGATCCTGCAGGACACCACGATCGTGGCGGCCGGCCCGTCGGTAGAGAATGTCAATCTCAGTGGCGCGGTACCGGTGGGCATCGTCGGTGACGCGGGCAACTGGGTCAAACCGGAGCAATAA
- the mshB gene encoding N-acetyl-1-D-myo-inositol-2-amino-2-deoxy-alpha-D-glucopyranoside deacetylase codes for MPDQPSREAPRLLFVHAHPDDESLNNGATIAHYAARGARVDVVTCTLGEEGEVIGEQWAQLAATHADQLGGFRISELRSALHHMGVDGPIFLGGAGRWRDSGMAGTEPNPRHERFVDADEREAVGALVAVLRDLRPHVVITYDPNGGYGHPDHIRAHQVTTAAVAASGGQDYPGRPWVVPKFYWTVTASSAYDAAIAQLEPADLLPHWRLDPDESELGYADDRITAVVDATAAVPAKVAALQSHSTQVVVGPTGRACALSNDLALPILGQEHYMLISGSAGSRDSRGWETDLLAGLHFD; via the coding sequence ATGCCAGACCAGCCTTCCCGCGAGGCCCCCCGGCTGCTGTTCGTGCACGCCCATCCTGACGACGAGAGTCTGAACAACGGCGCCACCATCGCGCACTACGCAGCTCGGGGCGCCCGAGTAGACGTCGTCACCTGCACCCTCGGGGAAGAGGGTGAAGTGATCGGTGAACAGTGGGCCCAACTCGCAGCCACCCACGCCGACCAGCTCGGCGGTTTCCGGATCTCCGAACTGCGGTCGGCGTTACATCACATGGGGGTCGACGGGCCGATCTTCCTCGGCGGTGCGGGCCGGTGGCGCGACTCCGGGATGGCCGGCACGGAACCGAACCCCCGCCACGAACGCTTCGTTGACGCCGATGAACGGGAAGCAGTGGGGGCCCTGGTGGCCGTCCTGCGGGACCTGCGCCCGCATGTCGTGATCACCTACGACCCCAACGGCGGGTACGGGCACCCCGACCACATTCGCGCCCACCAGGTGACCACAGCCGCGGTGGCCGCCTCCGGTGGTCAGGACTACCCGGGCCGGCCCTGGGTGGTGCCCAAGTTCTATTGGACCGTGACGGCCAGCAGTGCCTACGACGCCGCCATCGCCCAGCTCGAGCCGGCCGATCTGCTGCCGCACTGGCGCCTGGACCCGGACGAGAGCGAATTGGGATACGCCGACGACCGGATCACCGCGGTAGTGGACGCCACCGCCGCGGTACCGGCGAAAGTTGCTGCGCTGCAGTCTCATTCGACGCAGGTGGTGGTGGGGCCGACCGGGCGTGCCTGCGCCCTGTCCAACGACCTCGCACTACCGATTCTGGGGCAGGAGCACTACATGCTCATCTCGGGCAGTGCGGGGTCACGTGACTCGCGCGGCTGGGAAACCGATCTGCTGGCGGGCCTGCATTTCGACTGA